In Drosophila simulans strain w501 chromosome X, Prin_Dsim_3.1, whole genome shotgun sequence, one DNA window encodes the following:
- the LOC27207514 gene encoding protein piccolo isoform X4 — translation METCGGELTIPNGLVEHTGINIVMPPDPLISMVSVPRNPIQSIGKVIEPPPKRTYKKRVNKAMATNQSSGTEIEIPQTSSQAPIPRVKRTYTKRANKTNNTNILNDNSSGVMESNGGEPTIPNSQQIPNADVVPNLPIQPTDKPKAPRKPRAKKVINQQPGTDMPSEVSAQGETAQTKPNAKPKAPRVPKEPKAPKVPKPPKEPKPPKEPKPPKEPKPPKEPKPPKEPKPPKEPKPPKEPKPPKEPKPPKEPKPPKEPKTPKEPKPPKEPKTPKEPKPPKEPKTPKEPKTPKEPKTPKQPKAPRVPKEPKTPKVPKEPKAPRAPKVPKTPKEPKVPKTPKNPKAPKAPIQPKASTNQTPNSVQVPLPIEPVPLETPTRTNSILSIVAEILQQGPITPISPIKSPELLHHADHTVANFNMPQSSGPTNSSESSVNAIPRLPTTEGKHPSKESAESTEISGPCTNSTVRNTTKSDEQIKQGRVSKHSSRFSPSLRCVVRSLSSSSSSSSSSSSCSTCSTCSSCSSSSSSSNSSRSSRARNRKRRSPKVPLLHKPIKSNGEINFQLGQPTRLESPSPPLPDMPVNTSATFEEHLENVASEHNHTRLPIRNPTYDFGFNLPEPKLSEESSSSSDDETNENGQMTPNSQDQFEKNRQSALMLFGESRSSSPSESRDETNVNSQMTPNSQNQFEKNRQSALMLFGESRSSSPSESRDETNVNSQMIQNSQDFEKNRQSALMLFGESRSSSPSESRDETNVNSQMTPNSQDQFEKNLQSAPMLFDMSSSSSSSESHDETNENGQMTPNSQDQFEKNRQSALMLFGASRSSSSSESHDETNENGQMTPNLQDFEENHRSALMLFDELPSSSSSESHDETNENCQMTPNSQNQFEKNRQSALMLFGESRSFSPSESRDETNVNSQMTPNSQNQFEKNRQSALMLFGESRSSSPSESRDETNVNSQMTPNSQDQFEKNLQSAPMLFDMSSSSSSSESHDETNENGQMTPNLQDFEENHRSALMLFDELPSSSSSESHDETNENCQIAPKSQDHFEKELQSAPIREPRPDQPLAAAPRSSNGGTIEPCNLKAFKRDLMNTGYSADVKHDSAEIHEAKMAGTKCYNKEVSPDPSQINLKKCATKVYTAMDRNSGAELPIQSRYIVPNSKPSESKITVKPVLPKHKPSRIPIRTKKTGNDRMDYQRQSLLDPFKKSLNNSYAVTSTSAYDQNDQVEKNPGAQLTELPRALNSMKKPEDNGCKPKNILKPSAHIFSNADVNPRSSTDYGPAKKDVKKSWAPRYQEQESQEFKENSLNGFFNAKGNLPDIPKKSFKDSDSNVSKADAERRCAKTFEPLRKDIVGKLRYNKVVNKSQNRNAKKQGKVKLEPKENTIEEDANDQVVKQFQFEMPSNPDIVEPTVKPTKPETAVRASSSKACISDLNANIHKTKSSKKLKKSSKLFEFNRSESQVKKGENEEEDVKIDNPKITEPVKHKRASRPKTSGRNISELDMQPSTSKAAETKTSQPKGDQPKTAQLKEMPSKAVNKKVKKSKAKKRKNDDANKDPKSTEMHQYKIPKLSANKPHVKKQNTSTTTAAESKRTIRPNHSAPTSGFSRLPEMYEELNYPNAPHPYSTRGYYPYHRAYPGPMHHPGSQYHVNQPPPMRLHHSMYVDAEPSYQSFYQGSRYQPYDISPSMRHHYSYPGEPSPRTYPMGIPYHYNNTLYPPMRNDFYYPRGRPHFPVRTLPPMSSQGTYPPNYPSSRQFLHSMPPPADTHEQIALRSIEIVGGFIQMAYAGRKYRTLKDLRERTKLSKDCLRKILKHMCKIKRPKWRISKFYLYAFWSEISGVPQSSKFGKPLKLNASYRKVISCFAESKFLRMETLMEKTGFRKGKLKRVLKMIGRKRSTKWRLLDYKKPLIHLHRSQEKKSSI, via the exons ATGGAGACTTGCGGAGGAGAACTTACAATACCAAATGGACTGGTGGAGCATACCGGAATTAATATTGTGATGCCACCGGATCCGCTGATATCAATGGTGTCTGTTCCTCGCAATCCAATACAATCCATCGGTAAAGTAATTGAGCCTCCTCCCAAGCGAACTTACAAGAAGAGAGTCAATAAGGCCATGGCTACAAATCAGTCCTCCGGAACTGAAATTGAGATTCCTCAAACCTCTTCCCAGGCACCTATACCTCGTGTCAAGCGGACTTACACGAAGAGAGCCAATAAGAccaataatacaaatatactTAATGACAATAGTTCCGGGGTCATGGAGTCTAATGGTGGAGAACCTACAATACCAAATAGTCAGCAGATTCCAAACGCTGATGTTGTTCCGAATTTACCAATACAACCGACCGACAAGCCCAAAGCTCCCAGAAAACCACGTGCTAAAAAAGTGATCAACCAGCAACCGGGGACGGATATGCCCTCTGAGGTATCGGCGCAGGGAGAAACGGCTCAAACCAAGCCGAATGCTAAGCCAAAAGCCCCTAGGGTGCCCAAAGAACCTAAGGCGCCAAAAGTACCAAAGCCACCTAAAGAACCAAAGCCACCAAAGGAGCCAAAGCCACCTAAGGAGCCAAAGCCACCAAAGGAGCCAAAGCCACCAAAGGAGCCAAAGCCACCAAAGGAGCCAAAGCCACCTAAGGAGCCAAAGCCACCTAAGGAGCCAAAGCCACCTAAGGAGCCAAAGCCACCTAAGGAGCCAAAGACACCTAAGGAGCCAAAGCCACCTAAGGAGCCAAAGACACCTAAGGAGCCAAAGCCACCTAAGGAGCCAAAGACACCTAAGGAGCCAAAGACACCTAAGGAGCCAAAGACACCCAAACAACCAAAGGCACCTAGGGTACCGAAGGAACCTAAGACGCCAAAGGTACCCAAGGAACCTAAAGCGCCTAGGGCACCCAAGGTACCAAAAACGCCAAAGGAACCTAAAGTACCCAAGACTCCGAAGAATCCCAAGGCACCGAAAGCACCAATTCAACCGAAAGCATCAACGAATCAGACACCAAACAGCGTACAGGTACCGCTACCCATTGAGCCCGTACCTCTAGAAACACCCACTCGCACGAATTCTATACTATCAATCGTTGCCGAAATACTCCAACAGGGGCCGATTACACCAATATCGCCAATTAAATCCCCAGAACTCCTTCATCATGCTGATCATACCGTAGCGAACTTCAATATGCCACAATCTTCGGGGCCAACCAACTCAAGCGAGTCCAGTGTAAACGCCATTCCACGACTTCCAACAACGGAAGGGAAACATCCGTCGAAGGAAAGCGCAGAAAGCACAGAAATATCAGGTCCTTGCACAAACAGTACAGTTCGAAACACTACG AAGTCAGATGAACAGATTAAGCAAGGTCGCGTGTCAAAGCATTCATCTCGTTTTTCGCCTTCATTACGCTGTGTAGTACGCTCTTTATCCAGCTCATCCTCCAGTTCATCATCCTCGTCATCCTGTTCGACCTGCTCCACCTGCTCGAGCTGCTCGAGCAGCTCGAGCAGCTCGAACTCTTCACGATCTTCACGAGCACGTAACCGGAAACGTCGATCTCCAAAGGTTCCACTTCTCCACAAgccaattaaatcaaatgggGAAATAAATTTTCAGTTGGGCCAACCAACCCGTCTTGAATCACCATCCCCTCCACTACCGGACATGCCCGTGAATACTAGTGCCACCTTTGAAGAGCATTTGGAAAATGTGGCATCGGAGCATAATCATACTAGATTGCCGATAAGAAACCCCACATATGATTTCGGGTTCAACTTGCCAGAGCCCAAATTGTCCGAGGAGTCATCCAGTTCTTCTGATGATGAAACCAATGAGAACGGTCAGATGACACCGAATTCTCAAGAT CAGTTTGAGAAAAATCGTCAAAGCGCTCTAATGTTGTTCGGTGAGTCACGCAGTTCTTCTCCGTCGGAGAGCCGTGATGAAACCAATGTGAACAGTCAGATGACACCGAATTCTCAAAAT CAGTTTGAGAAAAATCGTCAAAGCGCTCTAATGTTGTTCGGTGAGTCACGCAGTTCTTCTCCGTCGGAGAGCCGTGATGAAACCAATGTGAACAGTCAGATGATACAGAATTCTCAAGAT TTTGAGAAAAATCGTCAAAGCGCTCTTATGTTGTTCGGTGAGTCACGCAGTTCTTCTCCGTCGGAGAGCCGTGATGAAACCAATGTGAACAGTCAGATGACACCGAATTCTCAAGAT CAGTTCGAGAAAAATCTTCAAAGCGCTCCAATGCTGTTCGATATGTCATCCAGTTCTTCTTCGTCGGAGAGCCATGATGAAACCAATGAGAACGGTCAGATGACACCGAATTCTCAAGAT CAGTTTGAGAAAAATCGTCAAAGCGCTCTAATGTTGTTCGGTGCGTCACGCAGTTCTTCTTCGTCGGAGAGCCATGATGAAACCAATGAGAACGGTCAGATGACACCGAATTTGCAAGAT TTCGAGGAAAATCATCGAAGCGCTCTAATGTTGTTCGATGAGTTACCCAGTTCCTCTTCGTCGGAGAGCCATGATGAAACCAATGAAAACTGTCAGATGACACCGAATTCTCAAAAT CAGTTTGAGAAAAATCGTCAAAGCGCTCTAATGTTGTTCGGTGAGTCACGCAGTTTTTCTCCGTCGGAGAGCCGTGATGAAACCAATGTGAACAGTCAGATGACACCGAATTCTCAAAAT CAGTTTGAGAAAAATCGTCAAAGCGCTCTAATGTTGTTCGGTGAGTCACGCAGTTCTTCTCCGTCGGAGAGCCGTGATGAAACCAATGTGAACAGTCAGATGACACCGAATTCTCAAGAT CAGTTCGAGAAAAATCTTCAAAGCGCTCCAATGCTGTTCGATATGTCATCCAGTTCTTCTTCGTCGGAGAGCCATGATGAAACCAATGAGAACGGTCAGATGACACCGAATTTGCAAGAT TTCGAGGAAAATCATCGAAGCGCTCTAATGTTGTTCGATGAGTTACCCAGTTCCTCTTCGTCGGAGAGCCATGATGAAACCAATGAAAACTGTCAGATTGCACCGAAATCCCAAGAT CATTTCGAGAAAGAACTTCAAAGCGCTCCCATCAGAGAGCCCAGACCAGATCAACCCCTAGCAGCAGCTCCCAGATCATCCAATGGTGGCACAATTGAGCCTTGTAACCTAAAAGCTTTTAAGCGTGATTTAATGAATACTGGATATTCTGCAGATGTGAAGCACGATAGTGCAGAGATCCATGAAGCGAAGATGGCTGGTACTAAGTGTTACAATAAGGAGGTTTCGCCTGACCCAAGTCAAATAAATTTGAAGAAATGTGCCACTAAAGTATACACTGCAATGGATAGAAATTCTGGGGCTGAATTGCCTATTCAGAGTCGCTATATAGTGCCCAATTCTAAGCCATCAGAAAGTAAGATTACTGTTAAACCAGTGCTGCCAAAGCACAAGCCATCAAGGATCCCAATAAGAAccaaaaaaacaggaaatgATAGAATGGATTACCAGAGGCAGTCTTTACTGGATCCAtttaaaaaatctttgaatAATTCTTATGCTGTTACTAGCACTTCAGCATACGATCAAAATGACCAGGTAGAAAAAAATCCTGGGGCTCAATTGACAGAACTGCCGAGAGCTCTGAATTCAATGAAAAAACCAGAGGATAATGGATGTAAACCAAAAAATATCCTAAAGCCGAGTGCCCATATATTTTCGAATGCAGACGTGAACCCCCGCAGCTCTACAGATTATGGGCCAGCTAAGAAGGATGTCAAAAAGTCTTGGGCACCACGTTACCAAGAACAAGAATCGCAGGAGTTCAAGGAAAATTCATTGAATGGATTCTTTAATGCCAAGGGTAACTTACCTGATATTCCTAAGAAGTCATTCAAAGATTCCGACTCAAATGTTTCCAAAGCAGATGCTGAGCGACGTTGCGCCAAAACATTTGAACCTTTACGCAAGGACATTGTAGGAAAATTGAGATACAATAAAGTAGTCAATAAAAGCCAGAATAGAAATGCAAAGAAGCAGGGCAAGGTTAAGCTAGAGCCTAAAGAAAATACTATCGAAGAAGATGCAAACGATCAGGTGGTAAAGCAATTTCAGTTCGAGATGCCATCTAATCCTGACATCGTTGAACCAACTGTAAAACCTACAAAACCTGAAACAGCCGTGCGCGCCAGCAGTTCCAAGGCTTGCATTTCAgacttaaatgcaaatattcatAAAACTAAATCTTCCAAAAAGCTCAAAAAATCTTCAAAGCTCTTTGAATTCAATCGTTCTGAATCACAAGTAAAAAAAGGTGAAAACGAAGAAGAAGATGTCAAGATCGACAATCCGAAAATAACTGAACCAGTTAAACATAAACGGGCTTCAAGACCCAAAACATCCGGACGAAACATTTCTGAGCTAGATATGCAGCCTAGTACTTCTAAAGCTGCTGAGACAAAAACTTCTCAACCAAAAGGTGATCAACCAAAAACTGCTCAATTAAAGGAAATGCCCTCCAAAGCAGTGAACAAAAAGGTGAaaaaatcaaaggcaaaaaaacgtaaaaatgATGATGCAAATAAGGATCCAAAGAGTACTGAAATGCATCAGTATAAAATTCCCAAGCTTTCCGCAAATAAGCCACATGTAAAAAAACAG AATACATCGACTACAACCGCTGCCGAATCAAAGAGGACGATAAGACCTAACCATTCGGCACCGACAAGCGGATTCTCACGATTACCGGAGATGTACGAGGAGCTAAACTATCCGAATGCTCCACATCCCTACTCAACAAGGGGCTATTATCCCTATCATAGGGCCTATCCAGGGCCTATGCATCACCCGGGCAGTCAGTATCATGTGAACCAACCCCCACCAATGAGATTGCATCATTCCATGTACGTTGATGCGGAACCGTCTTATCAGAGTTTTTATCAAGGGTCACGATACCAACCATATGACATTAGCCCGTCAATGAGACACCATTACTCCTATCCAGGGGAGCCATCTCCCAGAACATATCCGATGGGTATTCCCTATCATTACAATAACACGCTCTACCCCCCGATGAGAAATGATTTCTACTACCCAAGGGGCCGTCCGCACTTTCCTGTACGCACTTTACCACCGATGAGTTCTCAAGGGACTTATCCACCGAATTATCCATCTTCTCGtcaatttttgcattcaaTGCCCCCTCCTGCTGATACACATGAACag atcGCATTGCGTTCGATCGAAATCGTTGGTGGTTTTATTCAAATGGCCTATGCAGGTCGGAAATACAGGACTCTTAAGGATCTCAGGGAGCGAACAAAGTTATCGAAAGACTGTTTGCGTAAGATTTTAAAGCACATGTGCAAAATTAAGCGTCCCAAGTGGCGTATCAGCAAGTTTTATTTGTACGCATTCTGGTCTGAAATTTCGGGGGTTCCCCAAAGTTCTAAATTTGGCAAACCG TTGAAACTAAACGCTTCCTATCGCAAGGTAATTAGTTGCTTTGCGGAAAGCAAGTTTCTACGCATGGAGACTTTAATGGAGAAAACTGGGTTTCGGAAAGGCAAACTTAAGCGAGTTCTAAAGATGATCGGAAGAAAGCGATCCACGAAATGGCGTCTGCTCGATTATAAGAAGCCACTTATTCACTTGCACCGCAGTCAAGAGAAGAAGTCTTCTATATAA